One genomic region from Conexibacter woesei DSM 14684 encodes:
- a CDS encoding alpha/beta hydrolase, whose amino-acid sequence MPSEAHEQLVQLILDNPTPADASLADLRAGFDGFLSAQPVPGEVEVEHVDAGGVPVELVGMPGATDDRIVFYLHGGGIAMGSAAGYRAFAARLSAETGARVAVVDYRLAPEAPYPAPQDDAIAAYGWLQQQGRAGDRVLFAADSGGAGFMLSVVARIRDLAIALPAGMVAMCPWIDLALGDTIAAAEDVGDPVSTVEGLRYFAGLYLQGHSPVDPVVNVLHGDLRGLPPLLVLAGTRDIGYRDGLRVAELARKVEVPVEVRTGHGLIHNYQLAAHLPEAAEAVAALGEFFDQRVPVKVSAIEERER is encoded by the coding sequence ATGCCGAGCGAGGCCCATGAGCAGCTCGTCCAGCTGATCCTGGACAACCCGACGCCCGCGGACGCGTCGCTCGCCGACCTGCGAGCCGGCTTCGACGGGTTCCTGTCGGCGCAGCCCGTGCCCGGCGAGGTCGAGGTCGAGCACGTCGACGCCGGTGGCGTGCCCGTCGAGCTGGTCGGCATGCCGGGCGCGACCGACGACCGGATCGTCTTCTACCTGCACGGCGGCGGCATCGCGATGGGCTCCGCCGCCGGCTACCGCGCCTTCGCCGCGCGCCTGTCGGCGGAGACCGGCGCGCGCGTCGCCGTCGTCGACTATCGGCTGGCGCCCGAGGCGCCGTACCCGGCTCCGCAGGACGACGCGATCGCCGCCTACGGCTGGCTGCAGCAGCAGGGCCGCGCCGGCGACCGCGTGCTGTTCGCCGCCGACTCCGGCGGCGCGGGCTTCATGCTGTCGGTCGTCGCCCGCATCCGCGATCTGGCGATCGCGCTGCCGGCCGGCATGGTCGCGATGTGCCCCTGGATCGACCTCGCGCTCGGCGACACGATCGCCGCCGCCGAGGACGTCGGCGACCCGGTCAGCACGGTCGAGGGGCTGCGCTACTTCGCCGGCCTCTACCTGCAGGGCCACTCGCCGGTCGACCCTGTCGTCAACGTGCTGCACGGCGATCTGCGCGGCCTGCCGCCGCTGCTCGTCCTCGCCGGCACGCGCGACATCGGCTACCGCGACGGGCTGCGCGTCGCCGAGCTCGCGCGCAAGGTCGAGGTGCCGGTCGAGGTCCGCACCGGCCACGGCCTGATCCACAACTACCAGCTGGCGGCTCACCTGCCGGAGGCGGCCGAGGCCGTCGCCGCGCTGGGCGAGTTCTTCGACCAGCGAGTGCCCGTGAAGGTCTCAGCTATCGAGGAGCGTGAACGATGA
- a CDS encoding acyl-CoA dehydrogenase family protein has protein sequence MDFELTDRCKELQERLGAFMDEHVYPAEAVYAEQMAAAGDPHFQPPVIEQLKQEARRRGLWNLFHPHEEWGPALRNVEYAPLAEIMGRSPIASEACNCSAPDTGNMEVLTLFGTPAQQDRWLRPLLDGEIRSAFAMTEPAVASSDATNIELRIERDGDEYVLDGRKWWTSNALHANCRILIVMGKTDPDGPRHRQQSMVLVPLDTPGVEVVRGLPVFGYQDREGHAEVAFSGVRVPVGNLIAGEGDGFMISQARLGPGRIHHCMRTIGAAERALELLCRRAAARVTFGQPISERANVQDWIAEARIEIEMIRLLTMKTAWLMDTVGNRHARTEIAAIKVAAPTIALNVIDRAIQVHGGGGVSDDFPLAAMWAHQRTLRLADGPDEVHKRTIAVGELRRWANN, from the coding sequence ATGGACTTCGAGCTGACGGACCGCTGCAAGGAGCTGCAGGAGCGTCTCGGGGCGTTCATGGACGAGCACGTCTACCCGGCCGAGGCCGTCTACGCGGAGCAGATGGCGGCGGCCGGCGACCCGCACTTCCAGCCGCCGGTGATCGAGCAGCTGAAGCAGGAGGCGCGCCGCCGCGGGCTGTGGAACCTGTTCCACCCGCACGAGGAGTGGGGGCCGGCGCTGCGCAACGTCGAGTACGCGCCGCTGGCGGAGATCATGGGCCGCAGCCCGATCGCCTCGGAGGCGTGCAACTGCTCGGCCCCGGACACCGGCAACATGGAGGTGCTGACGCTGTTCGGGACCCCGGCGCAGCAGGACCGCTGGCTGCGCCCGCTGCTGGACGGCGAGATCCGCTCCGCCTTCGCGATGACCGAGCCGGCCGTCGCCAGTTCCGACGCCACCAACATCGAGCTGCGGATCGAGCGGGACGGCGACGAGTACGTCCTCGACGGCCGCAAGTGGTGGACGTCCAACGCGCTGCACGCGAACTGCCGGATCCTGATCGTGATGGGCAAGACCGATCCCGACGGGCCGCGCCACCGCCAGCAGAGCATGGTGCTCGTCCCGCTCGACACGCCGGGGGTCGAGGTCGTGCGCGGCCTGCCGGTGTTCGGCTACCAGGACCGCGAGGGGCACGCCGAGGTCGCGTTCAGCGGCGTGCGGGTCCCGGTCGGGAACCTGATCGCGGGCGAGGGCGACGGGTTCATGATCAGTCAGGCGCGGCTCGGTCCCGGGCGCATCCACCACTGCATGCGGACGATCGGCGCCGCCGAGCGGGCGCTCGAGCTGCTGTGCCGCCGCGCCGCCGCGCGCGTGACCTTCGGCCAGCCGATCTCCGAGCGCGCGAACGTGCAGGACTGGATCGCCGAGGCGCGGATCGAGATCGAGATGATCCGGCTGCTGACGATGAAGACCGCGTGGCTGATGGACACGGTCGGCAACCGTCACGCCCGCACCGAGATCGCCGCGATCAAGGTCGCCGCTCCCACGATCGCGCTGAACGTGATCGACCGGGCGATCCAGGTGCACGGCGGAGGCGGCGTCTCCGACGACTTCCCGCTCGCGGCGATGTGGGCGCACCAGCGGACGCTGCGCCTCGCGGACGGACCCGACGAGGTCCACAAGCGGACGATCGCCGTCGGCGAGCTGCGTCGCTGGGCAAATAACTAA
- a CDS encoding TetR/AcrR family transcriptional regulator: protein MLAEAPHIERIIAKDPASLWTSIRPDSSRRLLLAALDAFGTLGFEGATTREIATRAKMSPAAVYVHYGAKIDLLETILEVAHQAAWEAVSEALDGVVGPSRRLRVFAEAFAAWHASNYMLGRVAQYELPALPEGRMEKIAAIRRGFERLVRHELRLGIDEEGFIVPDLDGTALVIVSLGIDLVRWYSPDRRITVEELARLRGELVLRMVRPWGTAAD from the coding sequence GTGCTTGCTGAGGCGCCGCACATCGAGCGGATCATCGCGAAGGACCCTGCCAGCCTGTGGACGTCGATCAGGCCGGACAGCTCGCGGCGGCTGCTGCTGGCGGCGTTGGACGCGTTCGGGACGCTCGGCTTCGAAGGTGCCACCACACGCGAGATCGCGACGCGCGCGAAGATGAGCCCGGCCGCGGTCTACGTCCACTACGGCGCCAAGATCGACCTGCTCGAGACGATCCTCGAGGTCGCCCACCAGGCGGCCTGGGAAGCGGTCTCGGAGGCGCTCGACGGCGTCGTCGGCCCGTCGCGGCGGCTGCGCGTGTTCGCCGAGGCGTTCGCCGCCTGGCATGCGAGCAACTACATGCTGGGGCGCGTCGCGCAGTACGAGCTGCCGGCGCTGCCCGAGGGCAGGATGGAGAAGATCGCCGCGATCCGGCGGGGGTTCGAGCGGCTCGTGCGCCATGAGCTGCGGCTCGGGATCGACGAGGAGGGGTTCATCGTGCCCGACCTCGACGGGACCGCGCTCGTGATCGTCTCGCTTGGAATCGACCTCGTGCGCTGGTACTCGCCCGACCGCCGCATCACGGTGGAGGAGCTGGCCCGCCTGCGCGGCGAGCTGGTCCTGCGGATGGTCCGCCCGTGGGGAACCGCTGCTGACTGA
- a CDS encoding flavin reductase family protein, which translates to MSTNELSDTAHDPSPRRPGSAEFRHVIGHFATGVTVITTMHEGRALGTTASAISSVSLDPPMVLVCMNRSSATGQAIAAGGAFAINILGAQQRALAEHFASKHPDKFDSGVAEATAGAWGQPLLAGAVATIEARVTERMDGGTHTVFLAEVDSAAADGGEPLAYFRGRFGRLDLIP; encoded by the coding sequence ATGAGTACGAACGAGCTTTCAGACACCGCCCACGACCCGTCCCCTCGACGACCCGGCTCCGCCGAGTTCCGTCACGTGATCGGCCACTTCGCCACCGGCGTCACGGTCATCACGACGATGCACGAAGGGCGCGCGCTGGGCACGACCGCGAGCGCGATCTCGTCGGTCTCGCTCGACCCGCCGATGGTGCTCGTCTGCATGAACCGCAGCTCGGCCACCGGCCAGGCGATCGCCGCCGGCGGCGCGTTCGCGATCAACATCCTCGGCGCGCAGCAGCGAGCGCTCGCCGAGCACTTCGCCTCCAAGCATCCGGACAAGTTCGACTCCGGCGTCGCCGAGGCGACCGCCGGCGCCTGGGGCCAGCCGCTGCTGGCCGGCGCCGTCGCGACGATCGAGGCGCGCGTGACCGAGCGGATGGACGGTGGCACTCACACCGTCTTCCTCGCCGAGGTCGACAGCGCAGCCGCCGACGGCGGCGAGCCGCTGGCGTACTTCCGCGGCCGCTTCGGGCGCCTCGACCTGATCCCCTGA
- a CDS encoding SDR family oxidoreductase → MGSISYDFAGRTAIVTGAGRGIGLALARRFADAGADVFAVDVDEAALEDARAVGAVPVVADVARTDAVADAVELAVRRTGRVDVLVNNAGILRDRMLWKLTDEEWDAVLAVHLGATFRFTRACVPHFRAGGGGRVINVTSYTGLHGNVGQSAYAAAKAGIIGFTKTAAKELAAFGVTVNAISPNAETRMIESMPDEARRGIEALIPLRRFAQPAEITAAVAFLASDDAGYVTGTVLPVDGGLSM, encoded by the coding sequence GTGGGATCGATCAGCTACGACTTCGCCGGACGCACCGCGATCGTGACGGGCGCCGGGCGCGGCATCGGCCTCGCGCTCGCGCGCCGCTTCGCCGACGCGGGCGCCGACGTGTTCGCGGTCGACGTCGACGAGGCGGCGCTGGAGGACGCGCGTGCCGTCGGCGCGGTGCCCGTCGTCGCCGACGTCGCCCGCACCGACGCGGTCGCCGACGCCGTCGAGCTGGCCGTGCGCCGCACCGGCCGCGTCGACGTGCTCGTCAACAACGCCGGCATCCTGCGCGACAGGATGCTGTGGAAGCTGACCGACGAGGAGTGGGACGCGGTGCTCGCCGTCCACCTCGGCGCGACGTTCCGCTTCACGCGTGCGTGCGTGCCGCACTTCCGCGCCGGCGGCGGCGGGCGGGTGATCAACGTCACCTCCTACACGGGCCTGCACGGCAACGTCGGCCAGTCGGCCTACGCCGCCGCCAAGGCCGGGATCATCGGCTTCACGAAGACCGCGGCGAAGGAGCTGGCGGCCTTCGGCGTGACGGTCAACGCGATCTCGCCCAACGCCGAGACGCGGATGATCGAGTCGATGCCCGACGAGGCCCGCAGGGGAATCGAGGCGCTGATCCCGCTGCGGCGCTTCGCGCAGCCGGCCGAGATCACCGCCGCGGTCGCGTTCCTGGCGTCGGACGACGCGGGCTACGTGACCGGGACGGTGCTGCCGGTCGACGGCGGCCTCTCGATGTAG
- a CDS encoding MaoC family dehydratase, with protein sequence MSAGRAPACTVVDDLGELRDYVGAALGTTAWHRLDQTSIDTFARVTDDEQWIHVDPARAADGPFGTTIAHGFLTLSLCAGFVGQVLEVRNVGMLVNYGLDRVRFPSPVPAGSDVRGHAELLSLDAAAGGLQAVIRMTIEVRDAAKPACVADTVVRLLPRT encoded by the coding sequence ATGAGCGCCGGCCGCGCGCCCGCGTGCACCGTCGTGGACGACCTCGGCGAGCTGCGCGACTACGTCGGCGCGGCGCTCGGGACGACCGCATGGCACCGGCTCGACCAGACGTCGATCGACACGTTCGCCCGCGTCACCGACGACGAGCAGTGGATCCACGTCGACCCCGCGCGCGCCGCCGACGGGCCGTTCGGCACGACGATCGCGCACGGCTTCCTGACGCTGTCGCTGTGCGCCGGCTTCGTCGGCCAGGTGCTGGAGGTGCGCAACGTCGGCATGCTCGTCAACTACGGGCTCGACCGCGTGCGCTTCCCGTCGCCGGTCCCCGCGGGCTCCGACGTGCGCGGCCACGCCGAGCTGCTGTCGCTCGACGCGGCGGCGGGCGGCCTGCAGGCCGTCATCCGCATGACGATAGAGGTCAGGGATGCGGCCAAGCCCGCCTGCGTGGCCGACACCGTCGTGCGCCTGCTGCCGAGAACCTGA
- a CDS encoding SDR family oxidoreductase — MSHSSDMSGRAAIVTGASRGIGQAIAAALLARGASVCITARKPGGLAEAAAALDAGERLLTVAGNSRDPGHRAEAIETTMARFGRLDVLVNNTGVNPAYDTLVETDLDAFAALLDVNVVGALGWVQQAHAAWMGEHGGAVVNVASAAGLRPARMIGAYGASKAAIVHMTAQLAAELGPRVRVNAVAPAVVRTRMAGPLYEGREQEVAAAYPLRRLGEPADIASAVAFLASDEASWVTGETLVVDGGLMTSGGVDG, encoded by the coding sequence ATGAGCCACAGCAGTGACATGTCCGGCCGCGCGGCGATCGTGACGGGTGCCAGCCGCGGCATCGGACAGGCGATCGCGGCGGCGCTGCTGGCGCGCGGCGCGAGCGTCTGCATCACCGCCCGCAAGCCCGGCGGGCTGGCGGAGGCGGCGGCGGCGCTCGACGCCGGCGAGCGGCTGCTGACGGTCGCCGGCAACAGCCGCGACCCCGGCCACCGCGCCGAGGCGATCGAGACGACGATGGCGCGCTTCGGCCGCCTCGACGTGCTCGTCAACAACACCGGCGTCAATCCGGCCTACGACACGCTCGTGGAGACCGACCTCGACGCGTTCGCGGCGCTGCTGGACGTCAACGTCGTCGGCGCGCTCGGCTGGGTCCAGCAGGCGCACGCCGCGTGGATGGGCGAGCACGGCGGCGCCGTCGTCAACGTCGCCTCGGCGGCCGGCCTGCGACCGGCCCGCATGATCGGCGCCTACGGTGCGAGCAAGGCCGCGATCGTGCACATGACGGCGCAGCTGGCGGCGGAGCTGGGCCCGCGCGTGCGCGTCAACGCGGTCGCCCCGGCGGTCGTCAGGACGCGCATGGCCGGCCCGCTCTACGAGGGCCGCGAGCAGGAGGTCGCGGCGGCCTACCCGCTGCGCCGGCTGGGCGAGCCCGCGGACATCGCGAGCGCGGTCGCCTTCCTCGCCTCCGACGAGGCGAGCTGGGTCACCGGCGAGACGCTCGTCGTCGACGGCGGGCTGATGACCTCGGGCGGGGTGGACGGATGA
- a CDS encoding acyl-CoA dehydrogenase family protein, with translation MRRDVFEDEHRWFRESVAGWIGHELMPVREQIREQRTIPRELWLSAGRQGFLGLGVAERHDGSGIEDFRFNAVFGEELARAGMAYASCFTIHTDVVAPYLIELATEEQQERWLPRFCSGELVTAIGLTEPDAGSDLAALRTSAARDGDGWVINGSKTFITNGLSADLVVVAARTSSGERGKGITLFAVEHGTPGFSRGAKLDKIGQVEADTGELFFEDARVPAENVIGEVDMGFRLMMERLPQERLSAACSNLAHAREALDQTLRYVDERRAFGRRIGSFQHIRFGIAELVTELDVTQAYVDRCLAAHAAGEFTAIDAAKVKWWSAEVQNRVLDACVQYHGGYGYMREYDVARAWTDARVTKIWAGSNEIMKEIIGRSLGLGEDRR, from the coding sequence GTGAGACGCGACGTCTTCGAGGACGAGCACCGCTGGTTCCGCGAGTCGGTCGCGGGCTGGATCGGACACGAGCTGATGCCGGTCCGCGAGCAGATCCGCGAGCAGCGCACGATCCCGCGCGAGCTGTGGCTGTCGGCCGGGCGCCAGGGCTTCCTCGGCCTCGGCGTCGCCGAGCGCCACGACGGCAGCGGGATCGAGGACTTCCGCTTCAACGCCGTCTTCGGCGAGGAGCTGGCGCGCGCCGGCATGGCCTACGCCTCGTGCTTCACGATCCACACCGACGTCGTCGCGCCGTACCTGATCGAGCTGGCGACCGAGGAGCAGCAGGAGCGCTGGCTGCCGCGCTTCTGCAGCGGCGAGCTGGTGACCGCGATCGGCCTGACCGAGCCCGACGCGGGCTCGGACCTCGCCGCCCTGCGCACGTCGGCCGCCCGCGACGGCGACGGCTGGGTGATCAACGGCTCCAAGACGTTCATCACCAACGGCCTCAGCGCCGACCTCGTCGTCGTCGCGGCGCGCACGTCGAGCGGCGAGCGCGGCAAGGGGATCACGCTGTTCGCCGTCGAGCACGGCACGCCGGGCTTCTCGCGCGGCGCCAAGCTCGACAAGATCGGCCAGGTCGAGGCGGACACGGGCGAGCTGTTCTTCGAGGACGCGCGCGTGCCCGCCGAGAACGTGATCGGCGAGGTCGACATGGGCTTTCGCCTGATGATGGAGCGGCTTCCGCAAGAGCGCCTCAGCGCCGCCTGCTCCAACCTCGCGCACGCCCGCGAGGCGCTGGACCAGACGCTGCGCTACGTCGACGAGCGGCGCGCGTTCGGGCGCCGGATCGGCTCCTTCCAGCACATCCGCTTCGGGATCGCGGAGCTGGTGACCGAGCTCGACGTGACCCAGGCCTACGTCGACCGCTGCCTCGCCGCGCACGCCGCCGGCGAGTTCACCGCGATCGACGCGGCGAAGGTCAAGTGGTGGTCGGCAGAGGTCCAGAACCGCGTGCTCGACGCCTGCGTCCAGTACCACGGCGGCTACGGCTACATGCGCGAGTACGACGTCGCGCGCGCCTGGACCGACGCGCGCGTGACGAAGATCTGGGCGGGATCGAACGAGATCATGAAGGAGATCATCGGCCGCTCGCTCGGCCTCGGGGAGGATCGGCGATGA
- a CDS encoding ArgE/DapE family deacylase, which yields MTELTQVRAAVEARFEASVALLRELVQVPSVLGDEEGAQVVVERRLRELGFAVRSVEPDAARLAEIPASGIPLLPYAGRRCLIGELPGAGEGVIALNGHVDVVSPEPVELWSTPPYGAVERDGRLYGRGAVDMKGGIAAMLLAIEAARSLGPLPATVVYQSVIEEEITGNGAIAAQLAGPRADVALIAEPSGGNVTLAGVGVITARITLTGESGHALSSDLRRNPIDEAYHVIGALRELERELNASPDATFADVEHPYLLNVGALHSGDWPSTSPGKAELDVRLGFPVGLAPAEAQARLAATVRAASPNARVEFRGQRAEGYAFDAGTPFVRLLRSCHEELHGVPAIVDTARATTDLRFFRDTFPTAGAACYGPTGARLHGADEYVELASIKDVATVMALVLRRWRPEVGE from the coding sequence ATGACCGAGCTGACCCAGGTCCGCGCGGCGGTCGAGGCACGCTTCGAGGCGTCCGTCGCCCTGCTCCGCGAGCTCGTCCAGGTGCCGAGCGTGCTCGGCGACGAGGAGGGGGCGCAGGTCGTCGTCGAGCGGCGTCTGCGCGAGCTCGGCTTCGCTGTCCGCTCCGTCGAGCCCGACGCGGCGCGGCTGGCGGAGATCCCCGCGAGCGGGATCCCGCTGCTGCCGTACGCCGGGCGCCGTTGCCTGATCGGCGAGCTGCCGGGCGCGGGCGAGGGCGTGATCGCGCTCAACGGCCACGTCGACGTCGTCAGCCCCGAGCCGGTCGAGCTGTGGAGCACGCCGCCCTACGGCGCCGTCGAGCGCGACGGGCGCCTCTACGGCCGCGGCGCCGTCGACATGAAGGGCGGGATCGCGGCGATGCTGCTGGCGATCGAGGCCGCGCGCTCGCTCGGCCCGCTGCCCGCGACGGTCGTGTACCAGAGCGTGATCGAGGAGGAGATCACCGGCAACGGCGCGATCGCCGCGCAGCTTGCCGGCCCGCGCGCAGACGTCGCGCTGATCGCCGAGCCCTCGGGCGGCAACGTCACGCTCGCCGGCGTCGGGGTGATCACCGCCCGCATCACGCTGACGGGCGAGTCGGGCCACGCGCTCTCGTCCGACCTGCGGCGCAACCCGATCGACGAGGCGTACCACGTGATCGGCGCGCTGCGCGAGCTGGAGCGCGAGCTGAACGCGAGCCCCGACGCGACGTTCGCCGACGTCGAGCACCCGTACCTGCTCAACGTCGGCGCGCTGCACAGCGGCGACTGGCCCTCGACGTCGCCCGGCAAGGCGGAGCTCGACGTGCGCCTCGGGTTCCCGGTCGGGCTGGCGCCGGCAGAGGCGCAGGCGCGCCTGGCCGCGACCGTGCGTGCCGCGTCGCCGAACGCGCGGGTCGAGTTCCGCGGCCAGCGCGCCGAGGGCTACGCGTTCGACGCCGGGACGCCGTTCGTGCGCCTGCTGCGCAGCTGCCACGAGGAGCTTCACGGCGTCCCCGCGATCGTCGACACGGCGCGGGCGACGACCGACCTGCGCTTCTTCAGAGACACGTTCCCGACGGCGGGAGCGGCCTGCTACGGCCCGACGGGCGCGAGGCTGCACGGCGCTGACGAGTACGTCGAGCTGGCGTCGATCAAGGACGTCGCGACGGTGATGGCGCTCGTGCTGCGGCGCTGGCGACCGGAGGTGGGGGAGTGA
- a CDS encoding ABC transporter permease, producing MTTEPQALELIERQRPTGGDEGGTRDAGHLRVRRRRPLEYVEAGALLGLLVLVGLFFSVFPETSETFLTSANLQVLIAGQAVVAVVALAILIPLTANEWDLSVGATAGLAAVMSASAMSGSGLLVGILVGVGVGVLVGAVNAIIVTRFNVNAVIGTLGMATIVGGVINQKTSGLPVVSDIPVTLTDLGSGTWLGIPRIGVVVLLVALATHYMLEYTPFGRFLYALGANRAAARLVGLRTRLILGASFAIAGGLAAVGGILAVARAGGADPSVGEQLLLPAFAAAFLSAASIKPGRYNVGGVLVAVYFLAVLNNGLNLAGVKPYVNLYVNGGALIVGVGLAGYLGRKRRGEKA from the coding sequence ATGACGACCGAACCGCAGGCGCTCGAGCTGATCGAGCGCCAGCGCCCCACCGGCGGCGACGAAGGCGGGACGAGGGATGCCGGACATCTCCGCGTCCGCCGGCGGCGCCCGCTCGAGTACGTCGAGGCCGGCGCGCTGCTGGGCCTCCTCGTGCTCGTCGGGCTCTTCTTCAGCGTCTTCCCGGAGACGTCGGAGACCTTCCTCACGAGCGCCAACCTGCAGGTCCTGATCGCCGGCCAGGCGGTCGTGGCCGTGGTCGCGCTCGCGATCCTGATCCCGTTGACCGCGAACGAGTGGGACCTGTCGGTCGGCGCGACCGCCGGCCTCGCCGCGGTGATGTCGGCGTCGGCGATGTCGGGCAGCGGGCTGCTGGTCGGCATCCTCGTCGGCGTCGGCGTGGGCGTGCTCGTCGGCGCCGTCAACGCGATCATCGTCACCCGCTTCAACGTCAACGCGGTGATCGGCACCCTCGGCATGGCGACGATCGTCGGCGGCGTCATCAACCAGAAGACGTCTGGACTGCCGGTCGTCAGCGACATCCCGGTGACGCTGACCGACCTCGGCTCGGGCACCTGGCTGGGGATCCCGCGGATCGGCGTCGTCGTGCTGCTCGTCGCGCTGGCGACCCACTACATGCTCGAGTACACGCCGTTCGGCCGCTTCCTCTACGCGCTCGGCGCCAACCGCGCGGCGGCGCGCCTCGTCGGCCTGCGCACGCGCCTCATACTCGGCGCCTCGTTCGCGATCGCGGGCGGGCTGGCCGCGGTCGGCGGCATCCTCGCGGTCGCCCGCGCCGGCGGCGCCGACCCGAGCGTCGGCGAGCAGCTGCTGCTGCCGGCGTTCGCGGCTGCGTTCCTGAGCGCGGCGTCGATCAAGCCCGGCCGCTACAACGTCGGCGGCGTGCTCGTCGCCGTGTACTTCCTCGCGGTCCTCAACAACGGCCTCAACCTCGCGGGCGTCAAACCGTACGTGAACCTCTACGTCAACGGCGGGGCGCTGATCGTCGGCGTCGGGCTGGCGGGCTACCTCGGGCGCAAGCGCCGCGGAGAGAAGGCATGA